In Brevibacillus brevis NBRC 100599, a single genomic region encodes these proteins:
- a CDS encoding ABC transporter ATP-binding protein — translation MTNMLEVTGLTTTFSKNERAFKVVDNLCLQVKKGESVGIVGESGCGKSVASLSMMRLLSKNGSIEGRIQLDGADLLRYSEKEMQKIRGKEIAMIFQEPMTSLNPVLTIGKQLSEGLEKHEGMNRAQSRQRVVELLTQVGISRANEIYHEYPHRLSGGMRQRVMIAMAIACHPKLLIADEPTTALDVTIQAQILDVMKKIQRELGMSLIMITHDLGVVAETCDRVLVMYAGQVIEAADVRTLLRSPKHPYTVGLIKSTPHNAKGLKRLHSIAGSVPTPDHYPKGCRFAPRCEKVMPICLEQNPPLLDVDQQSECRCWLYRENRESTAVNG, via the coding sequence GTGACAAACATGTTGGAAGTGACAGGATTGACTACCACGTTTTCAAAAAATGAAAGGGCTTTCAAAGTAGTGGACAATCTTTGTTTGCAGGTCAAAAAAGGTGAATCGGTCGGGATCGTCGGAGAATCAGGATGTGGAAAAAGCGTTGCCTCCCTATCCATGATGCGCTTGCTCAGTAAAAACGGAAGCATTGAAGGCCGTATTCAACTGGACGGAGCCGATCTCTTGCGCTATAGCGAAAAAGAGATGCAGAAGATCAGAGGAAAAGAGATCGCCATGATCTTTCAGGAGCCGATGACTTCGCTGAATCCCGTACTGACTATCGGCAAGCAATTGAGCGAAGGACTGGAAAAGCATGAGGGCATGAACCGAGCCCAATCGAGACAAAGAGTGGTCGAGCTGTTGACGCAGGTAGGCATTTCACGTGCCAATGAAATCTATCACGAGTACCCGCATCGTCTGTCAGGGGGGATGCGACAGCGCGTGATGATCGCGATGGCGATTGCCTGCCATCCAAAGCTGCTGATAGCGGACGAACCGACGACTGCACTAGACGTAACGATCCAGGCGCAAATATTGGATGTCATGAAAAAAATCCAAAGAGAGCTGGGCATGTCGCTCATCATGATCACGCATGATTTGGGCGTCGTCGCCGAGACATGCGACCGGGTACTCGTGATGTATGCCGGGCAGGTCATTGAAGCCGCTGATGTTCGCACACTGCTGCGCAGCCCCAAGCATCCTTACACCGTGGGCTTGATCAAATCAACGCCACATAACGCCAAAGGCCTGAAGAGATTGCATAGTATCGCGGGAAGTGTGCCGACCCCTGATCATTACCCAAAAGGATGTCGTTTTGCTCCGCGATGCGAGAAGGTGATGCCTATTTGTTTGGAACAAAATCCCCCGTTACTGGATGTGGATCAGCAGTCGGAATGCCGCTGTTGGCTGTATCGAGAGAACAGGGAGAGCACGGCGGTGAATGGATGA
- a CDS encoding aminopeptidase, with the protein MLDPRLTKLANVLVNYSTNVQPGDNVLIDAMEVDAALIKELVKAVSRAGGHSFVNLRESSISRQLLLAGTEEQFRLEAEMDKERMEKMQACIIIEGGLNINEMSDVPGEQMKLATSFSKEVSIVRLKKKWVYLRYPTPSMAQLANKSTEAFEQFYFDVCTMDYAKMAKAMQPLKELMERTDRVKITGPGTELTFSIKGIPAIPCPGQYNIPDGEVFTAPIRDSVNGVLSFNTPSPYQGFTFEKARLEFVDGKIVHATANDTERLNKILDTDEGARYIGEFALGVNPFIREPMQDILFDEKIDGSFHFTPGRCYDEASNGNMSNIHWDMVMIQRPEYGGGEIWFDDHLIRRDGRFLLPELEPLNPENLK; encoded by the coding sequence ATGTTGGACCCACGTCTTACGAAGCTGGCGAATGTGCTGGTAAATTACTCTACAAATGTGCAGCCGGGAGATAACGTGCTGATCGATGCGATGGAGGTGGACGCTGCTCTGATAAAGGAGCTTGTCAAAGCAGTTTCGCGAGCAGGCGGACATTCCTTTGTGAACCTGCGTGAATCCTCGATTAGCCGTCAGTTATTGTTAGCGGGAACAGAGGAGCAATTCCGTCTAGAGGCAGAGATGGACAAAGAACGAATGGAAAAAATGCAAGCGTGCATCATCATCGAGGGTGGGCTGAACATCAACGAAATGTCTGATGTCCCGGGTGAGCAGATGAAGCTGGCTACATCCTTTTCCAAAGAAGTAAGTATCGTGCGTCTCAAAAAGAAATGGGTCTATCTCCGTTATCCGACGCCTTCCATGGCGCAGCTGGCGAATAAGAGTACAGAAGCGTTCGAACAGTTTTACTTTGATGTCTGCACAATGGATTATGCCAAAATGGCAAAAGCCATGCAGCCGCTCAAGGAACTGATGGAGCGAACTGACCGCGTGAAAATCACGGGACCTGGCACAGAGCTGACCTTCTCCATCAAAGGCATTCCAGCGATCCCGTGTCCGGGGCAATATAACATACCAGACGGTGAAGTGTTCACGGCCCCTATTCGCGATTCGGTGAACGGTGTCCTATCGTTTAACACGCCTTCGCCTTATCAAGGCTTTACCTTTGAAAAGGCGCGGTTGGAGTTCGTGGACGGGAAGATCGTTCATGCCACAGCCAATGACACGGAGCGCTTGAACAAAATTCTGGATACGGATGAAGGTGCCCGGTACATTGGGGAGTTTGCTTTGGGGGTCAACCCGTTCATCCGGGAGCCTATGCAGGATATTTTATTCGATGAAAAAATCGACGGCAGCTTCCACTTTACCCCGGGCCGATGCTATGACGAGGCATCCAATGGCAACATGTCAAACATCCATTGGGACATGGTCATGATTCAACGACCGGAGTACGGTGGCGGTGAGATTTGGTTCGATGACCACTTGATTCGCAGAGACGGACGCTTTCTTTTACCGGAGCTTGAACCACTTAACCCAGAAAACCTGAAATAA
- a CDS encoding ABC transporter ATP-binding protein, whose product MKTPLLQVKNLNKKFLVRKGWFQPPSYVHAVHGVNMTVNAGETLGIVGESGCGKSTLGRCILRLIEPTDGEIVFEGQNIRSLQKPDMKKLRRDMQMVFQNPFDTLNPKLTIQHILSEPLIAHGIQKRERTAMIEETLEIVGLNKSHLSRYAHEFSGGQRQRIGIARALMLRPKLIIADEPVSALDVSIQSQILNLLQDLQEQFSLTYLFISHDLSVVEHIADRVAVMYLGEVIELAKKEELFQRPMHPYTQSLLSAIPITDPDEKKERIMLTGDLPSPSNPPKGCKFHPRCWACMDVCKTEAPLLTEADGRLVACHLYEK is encoded by the coding sequence ATGAAGACGCCTCTTTTGCAAGTGAAGAACCTGAATAAGAAGTTCCTTGTCCGCAAAGGGTGGTTTCAGCCGCCGAGTTACGTGCATGCCGTTCATGGAGTGAACATGACTGTCAACGCAGGTGAAACGTTGGGAATCGTGGGAGAGTCGGGATGTGGCAAGTCAACACTGGGCAGATGTATTTTGCGTTTGATCGAGCCGACAGACGGCGAGATTGTGTTCGAAGGTCAAAATATCCGTAGCTTACAGAAGCCAGACATGAAAAAGCTGCGGCGTGATATGCAAATGGTGTTTCAAAATCCATTTGATACCCTCAATCCAAAGCTGACGATCCAACACATTTTGTCAGAGCCATTGATTGCCCATGGTATTCAAAAACGCGAGCGAACAGCCATGATCGAGGAGACGCTGGAGATCGTCGGTTTGAACAAAAGTCATTTGTCGCGATATGCCCATGAGTTTTCCGGAGGACAAAGGCAAAGAATCGGAATCGCTCGCGCCTTGATGCTCAGGCCAAAGCTCATCATCGCTGACGAGCCTGTATCCGCTCTCGATGTATCGATCCAATCGCAAATTCTCAATTTGCTTCAGGATTTGCAGGAGCAGTTTTCGCTCACGTATCTTTTTATCTCGCATGATTTGAGTGTCGTCGAGCATATCGCCGATCGGGTAGCGGTGATGTACTTGGGAGAAGTGATTGAGCTAGCGAAAAAAGAAGAGCTGTTTCAACGTCCGATGCATCCCTACACACAGTCGCTTCTCTCCGCTATTCCTATCACAGATCCTGACGAGAAAAAAGAACGGATCATGTTAACAGGGGATCTTCCGTCTCCATCCAATCCACCGAAGGGCTGCAAGTTTCATCCGCGTTGTTGGGCATGCATGGACGTGTGCAAAACAGAAGCCCCTCTATTAACAGAAGCAGACGGCAGACTCGTTGCGTGTCATCTCTATGAAAAATAA